The genomic region AAGTAATGAAGGTACAAACCTAAAGCATCTACAATGGACATCACAACTAAAGAGCAAAATAGTTAAAGGCATAAAAGAGATATCTATTGCAGTGCATATAGGGGTAGTTAAGTTGATTGCTCAAGAGTGGCAAGCAATATAATCATGGTagtaatggtaaattgatttacaAGTCTAAAAGGTTTACAAGATAAAAGTAGTCAATCATTGTTATTGAACAGTTGTAAACAACAGAGATTGTCTAttgattttttatatgaattttttagtaAGTTCTCTTTGTTTGAAGGGTAGACTAGAACAATCTAGAGTAAGATTGAGCAACAATGCCGTAAGAACAAGGATTGAAGTAGTCATTAGGACAAAAGACTATTAGTAATCTTATAGTCGTGAAGCCAAAATGACAATAGCAAAGGACAACTATTTGCAATCAACGCACAAAATAACAGTGCAAAGTCACAAGGGATTCTCAACCTTAAAGAACAACACTGTCAAACCCAAAGAGAGAAACACACTGAAGTTTCTATAATTAAGTAAGAGTTTGATATTTACATAAAGAGTCATACATACCAAGATAGTGGCCCAAAGGATAGTCTAACACATAGAAATAGAGCCTTCATAAATTGTAGATATAATGGTTCTTCTTGTCAATAAAAAGAGCATTCATGGCCATATAGCTATTTCATGTCATGGTTAGATAAAGAGAAAACATAAATGAGCAATTACTATTATTTTTACGGTGGTATTATTTTTGGGGTTTGTTGTTGCCCTACTATCAACTATGGATAGGGGTGGGTGGATTCAAAGATCCTTCCTTGATTCCTCTCTCCCAAGACCTTGACTCCCTACTACATAGATTGAATTCGAGGGAACCCAACTGATATAGGAGGGTGTGCCATTGATCAATCTCCTCTCTAGGTGGGTAGTTTATCTGATACAAAAAATTCGTATTACATACAAGAAAAAGATACAAAAACTTTATTCGAAGTTTTATAATTCAAAAACATAGAAATGTACAGTACCTGTATTTGTCAATGTCTTCCTTTGGTCTCCTTCTTCTGTGTGCAATCTGCAAAGTGTAATAAAGACCACTTTCTGCTTTCCTATTTTTTCCATAGAAAATTTTTGATTACAACAATCCATCCATTGGTATGGTTTCCATAGCTCCTCTCACTCCCGTTGATCGAAATTCTGATTTCTCGCTTATTTTTTCCTTGGCGGGAGTCATTTTGTATTTGGAAACAAATCAGCCTCTATTGACATCATTTACTTGACATTATGGTCTTAGGCTTTGGaggtaattttttatttattctttaaagaattcaaaaccttttaaaatttcaattatgaCCTTGAAATCTATAGAGGCTATTTTTAATCTAGATAGATGAAAAATGGGTGACAATAAAAAAGGAGTAATctgcaataaaaaatataatgcaattttgataaacaggaagatgtatatatacatatatatttattagaatatatatatacatatatatatatacaattagaatatatttaatttttaatttaagataatataaagaataatttaaatatttaaggtaaaatatttacttgtcttcaaaaattgttttaaatCCAAGTGAAATTGTTTTTGATAAAGTTAAACGGGTTTTACATGATTTTTTACAAAAACCAGCCATCAACCAAACAGACATGAACCAACATTAAAATAGGGGAGCATCCCCGAGCAACCCCCAAAAAATAGGATACATAGacaaacaagacaaaaaaaaagaaaaaactctcaattaagagagagcaccagatccttgttcttttggatggaaatcttgttgatttcctccatcccctccataatgaatctggaggtacccttgttgttgctcCTGCTTCTGGTTCTGGAACTAGGACCAGTGGTTTTGCTGTCTCCAGTGGCCATATTTCCCTTCCAAGATCTTTCACCGGTTCGTTGTGGTAGGATCTGTAATCAACAACCATGccattaatcttttcaagcccttGAATATTGTTCTTCATGGCTTCTTTGCTAATGTCAACCAGatttttgagatttttcttaatctccacCATAGATTgctccaccttatcaatcctttgttcatgattacattgttggcattatgtgaaccggtatgaggacatgatgacactgtatgttgtcattgatgtcaatatgttgaagaagagagaaccggtatgttaccaagaaccgatatatgtgagaactggtatatgtgccaaagtgaagtggtgtgtttgttcaaggtgaaccaccatgtggttatgggaaccggtacatggaagctttgtatgactaccggttggtagtctcaactttagggtttctggttgaagtgcttcaagcctgtgtgactcaaccagtgactttgtgtgatcagttagcattgtaatgaagaaaagatcatgttgccatgtcagccttgtgtgcataaaggatcttgcatgaaggagattgttcctatctacctcgagaatgtgcgaagtctgtaaacggtgaaaaagtgtgatgggttatcagccgccatgaaagcggtggaaaacgaacaatggagaacgtcttgagatcggttcaagactattgcatttaatgcaatgtgctcaacagtcaggattgaaccatttgaattgcttaacctaataggtttagggtttagggtttatgctaccgacctatctatttcctataaggtcgatgttgtgtttctttctaaggttgttggaaaaagttgtgtgtgtgtatccaagtgaagagatacgtgattcttgctagaccagaggagagaagtgatacctgcagagtgtgagtacagaaggtgaagaggagctaaagtggatctacattggcattgagtgctattaccagatcattgtaatacctgttgatctctaaccacttcaatagttgggaaatcccttaacagagtagctttaaccagcttattgtaaatcctttgacagggtgactcacaaccattgagttcttgaaatcctctaacaaggtaacctttaaccaggtattctagccattccctaagcgggtgatccctaacaggaccggttcctaacagaacctattgtatcagtctttaaccagacaaggctcctaatagagcgaacttctaaagagttcaaaaatagcttgtgggtattcatccccactgtggtttttcccaattgggtttccacatgaaaaatctgtgtgtcatgtgtggtgctattcatgtgatggtttaagtgatttgtgtctaaaggtaaatcatgttgatctagctgtttatatatctatgatgatagattacctattcatgcactagggtgaaatggaaacgaagtattatattgtatgaaaagataagtgttaaccggcttatgcttgtctcagttattctgggtttttgccagttgtactcagtttaagaccggtgttactatttgtctgtcaaagcGTAGTGTCTATTGACAAATCGGTTTTAGGaatatgtttttgtttgtactaattcacccccccctctcagtaccagtttggtactatccgttcatcattgagttatcatacatttcatcacctcaatgtccCGAGAGATCTTTTGGGTCATAATCATGATTTTCTCAGGTTTGTTGGGCTTTGGGGAAGCAGTGAAGATATCAATGATCtctttaacccccactttgagggtatcgaTTCTGCACTCAACCCACTTCCAGAAGCTCTCCTAGCTTCTGGTAGCTTCCATAACCAGATTCATCAAGTTACCAGTCCTCTGTATCCCACTGTTCTCTTTGTTGGCCATGGTCCCTTGTTTTTCTTTcaagacattgatagggatgtccaatttAATTCCCCGATCTATAATCTTTGGACTATATTCCTTAGCCACCAACTTTTTCTTTTTAGAGAGGGGATTGGCCTTAGAGATcagtttgttggtggttttgtatttgCTAGCTACCCATCTAGGAGGATTATTGCTACTAAACAtcccaggggtgaccatcatctccccttcatcCACTGGTTTATATTCAGGGTCATCAAGAGGAACCCCACTTTCTTCAAGTCCATTTCTAAGTTAGAGACATCCTAGATATCAGTCTGATAGATAGTCTCAGATAGAGGGGGCAGAATTTCAAGGGATTTAGTGTAgtccatgatgagcacaataagtCCCTCATAGAGAATAGAGGTGTTAGGATTCTCCAAATGTTTTTCTAGGCTATTTTCAAGAGAGAAGGCCAGATAGAAAGGAACAAAAAATTTtttgccatgcctaaagtgatttaaaatggtaaaatgataggaaaagatgCTGGCATATCTTCCATCGAGCGTAATATACCTCATTATGAACTCGGCCATGTCAgcccagggagccataagatcttttCTGTTGTAGCCGACATCAGCCATCTTGGTAACTCTAgagcgctccttgtctttgtcaaagaaactcaTCAAGTCCTCCTCCCCAGTTTTCCTATCCCTATAAAATCTTCGGCCAATCATCGCCAAGCCAGTGACTCTTCCCACCAGGGTTTCATCAATCTGATAGTTGGTGCCATAAGCCCTGAGACGCCATAAGCCCTGAGACTCCCTTTTTTCCACCTGCTAACAAAATCCTCTAtgagcagaggagaagggccatgaagtcGATCCAAGTAGGGGACGATTCCCCCATCAGCAAATTCTTGCCAcacatctttttttttctttcatttctcgcaagtagagggctcttacctattcttgtccccacccattatgcTCCTAGTCGCTGAATAGAAGAAAATAGGCCACACCAAAGAAGGCACTAACCAGTTGCAGGAAATGGGCCACACGAGAAAAGTCTccaaatagtaaaaaaaaaaaggcCCACACAATAAGACATAAAATCTAGTCACcggggaagtttctagatcttcagtTAGGGAACATCAAAAAGAGCCATTTCCCCATCAACTCAGTCAAGTAATGATGATAGATCATTGATTAACGCAATAATTATCATGGGCCAGCTCGCACAGATTTTTGGGGAAAGTATCCCTGCTGCTCCACTATTTGGTTGCCACGTATCCCACCACCAGATTGGCCAGTCGATCCGGCGCCTTGTTGCCTTCCTGGTAAAcgtgcaagattttgaaatctgcCAATTCATTAATTATATCTCGACAATCCTTGATCAGGTTAGCTATCGTCCAGCTAGGATCTGTGCATCCACTCAAACAATTGACAGTGTTTAGTGAGTCAGACTCCAGCCAGACTTTagtaaagccttctcttttagccatgtgtaacccaatgtgggtaGCGTTGGCTTCTACATAGTGGTTGGACTTGttatacttttattcttattatatttttaatagaaacaaaaaatataatataatacattttctaataaaataatttactatttataaataaaaataatatttaaataataaaaaatttacaaaaaaaatataaggatcaattttttatatcatttccacaagtacctaatttctttaagagaagAGCCAGGCAATTATCTAGTCGTTTATTTAGTCATTtctctatcatctatcaaattagtcatttatttagtcatttttatttgtgtgatctctcccgatgaccaaattagtcatttatttagtcatttttatttgtgtgatctcactcaatgaccaaattagtcatttatagccTTTTTgtaaaaaatgactaaaatttggtcatttttacttgtcgtgactaaaatttttggtcacgtagtcatttatttgccatatttctactagtgtaaAACTCATTTACCCTTATAACAAGACAAatgtaataaaatattataaagtatTAATTACCATTGCACAAACAATAATAACCATGCCCTATTAAATATCTAAGGGCCAtttaaaataaaaccaattaaataattaaatacaaattgCCAAGGCTAATAAATAAAAGcccactaaataaataaatataaaataaccaaggctcaataaataatttaaaagacaccaataaatattaatcaacattaaaatataaaatcactattaaacaataaataataaataaataaatagatagatgATTAAACAATAAATTCTAATAACCAATAAAtcgataataaataaataaacactaaATCTCCAATAATCAAATTAAACAATAATTAACTAccaattgaattaaatattaataaaccaTAAAACCACACAcattaattaattaacaatttaAATAACCAAATACTCACAATCACCAAGAGACCATACTCACTGACTGACATGCCAAATCATGCCAAGACACTAACGACTCAAGGgagacatcttagacctagagtatttGAAGGGAATTTGTGATATCTTCAACAACTTTCCATTGGTttttaaagacacactcaaacctatggagccaggtggagtcgatgtttggtacctgcaatcctgcaaccacaaagccAGGATACAACATATACcatatttcatagataagcaagtgatagagaatcacaatggcacatcgtgctcacaatgagtgatgtgacatagtccctatcacgaagacaatcatacaacaatcaaacacatcaTATAGTCAACTCATCATATGTAAGCATTAAGTAGGGTTAGTATATCCACAATGACAttaaatccatgatcaatataatccagCAACATAGAAATGCATATAAGATCCATCAAGCTTATATCCATCATATCTCATAATCAATAATAAGAAGTGTCATTGTCATAACAATCCAAGATATGTCAGTCATCCTTCAGAGCCATCATATAACATGTGTCCATATAAAGTAGCTAACATCCTAAAAATATCATCTATGATATGAATAAAGTCATAAACAATCACCAAGTATGGATAATATATCGAAATAAGTCTtatcgatgcataaatcaaaagataaattgaggagggacactacatcctcccccccttttcCTAGGCATACTCCTGGAAGCCTGAAAACAAATAGAGATAACACTCTCTCATCCATGTCATATCCtctcaaatttccaaataatcctCAATTAGGTCCCATTCGACCCTCTCCTGCTCCATGTTGCAACCCCTGAAGATCATACCCTAGTGTTGGAAAAAGTGCATGAGAACCAAAGAAGGTTGTTTGTCCTCCACCCGTAGTGCATTACAATTCAAAATATAAAATTCATTAAGAAAATATGGTCGCAAAATGAATAAAGAAATACAAAATAAAGACGGGGAAAACTAGACACACACAATGCTTTGACTGGGCGACTTAAACACAACTAAATGCAAGGAAAACCACTATCaaattggttcccaaatcaactcAATCTTGGATCTATCACCTAGCTAGCCACAACAAGCTAGAACTACTCCACCAACAAGGGAAAAGAAAGAATCAAAATACTAAATACAAACAATAAGAAGAAGAAGTATCACATATTTCACCTGTGGTTCCCAAAAATATAGGTTCAACGACTGTTATCTTCTGATCGAACATCTGCGAAAACCTCTGAGGATAATGAATAGCAATATGTCCTTGTTGACCGCAAATGAAGAAACTCCTCCTTTTAGTACCTTGACTCGCTGAAGATGTACCACCTTGCTAGAACCCATCCTTGGTAAGGTTCTACTGAGAATTTTGTGTTGACTGTGAGGCATGGAAATGAATAGAACACTGCCTACTATGCTCATTATCCTTCTTCGATCTATGTTTGCGACATCTACCCTTAAATGGAGCACAATTCCCAATAATTCCTACAATCAACGTCTGCACTCCTCTTGCATCTGCTCCTGAAATTGGATCATTCTTCGATTACACTCTTGATGAAACTCTATAAACTCGAACGAATCTCTCCTCAACTGGACGTACCTCACTCTGCCTCCAAAGATATGATAAGAAGTAAGAACAAAACCTCTCCATGAACATCTCCCAAGTCATCATCATAACATCCAACTGAAGCCTTAGCTCCTCCATGCACCACCATGAGTATGTCCTACCACGAAGATGCATGATCACACACCTAGCCTTGGTATTGTTGCTACATGGGTACATAGCAAAACACTTACCTAAATCCAAGAGACAAGTCTTTGCCTCAATTCTGTTGCCTGATCCATTGTAAGTGGGAGGGTGAGTCCTAAGAAGATCTCTCACGTGTCCTACTACAATGGCATCCTAATCGAACACtgcttcctctcctcttccttgaTTCACAACTCCATCCACTGGTCTAGCATGATGAAGCTCCTCCTTCCTAGTTCCCAATTGTACAAAAAGCTCCTGAAGAGTATTGATCAAATTTAGAACTGTATCTACATCTTTCTCTTTTTCCTCATACCTAACATGTTGCTGCTCCTCATGGCGTGCCTCTTCCACAACCTTGGAACAAGGATTCCATTGAGTCCCCAAATGACCACCACATCCATGGTCTCTATCTCCAACGGACATCTTGTCTAACCAAGATGAAAAGGAAAACTATAAGCTACAATTTAGAACAACTAAATGCAAGAAAACAACAAGTAGGGATAAACCGTTGGGCTACCCCATACTAAGTGTGAATAAGCACAATGGGTTCATATGTAACCAAAGTACCTAGTGTAAGAACATGgacttgacttactcctggaagtcgcaagggtTGAGTTGAAAACACATAGAACTTCCTTAACATAATCAAATTAAAGTTTTTCCTTTATTACCATTACCAATAAATCACCTAATCTTTATCATTTAAGGATTCAATCATCATTAAAGCATATCAGTTTAAGCATTTCCTAGTTCAAAATAAGGGAATGACAACAAGATTTTCTTACTATGCTTCATTTTAATCACACTTTGCAAGACAAATTCATAATTTTGGATCTTGAGTTATCATCTATAAGTAATCATTCCTATAATTTATGCCATTCATACATAATAACAAACACAATTAGCATTAGGtcatatacattttaaaagacatATTTTCAACTTTGCACAACATCCTACACATAAACACATCCTAAGTTTATTAAATAATCCCTGACATAAATCTTGCAACCAATGCAATCATTCATTCAAATTATCCAAGGCACTCCTATTCATTTATTACACACAATATGTATACATAAGAACTCATTAAAGACAAGGAATCAACAACTCATTTTCATTCTATAATTTCATATATCACATTTTTCTCCAATACTAATGCACTTCTACTACCATTTCATTAAATCCTTTAATTTAACATTATATTCCATCCTATTAATATATTTATCTACCCAATCAATTTCATCATTATCTATTTTCTTGTCAAGTCTAGTGCACATCTCTGTGTTGTTCTCTCTTGTACACACTATCAGAGATTTGAAGAGAACATGATAGAGACTACACACACCACAAAATGAGGGTCCACAACACTCAACATCCAAAATCACTGGAAACAATAATTAAcaacaaaagagaaagagaagaaggaaaTAATCCAAAAAGAAGATCATCAAATCCAACTTAAATCACGAACTAGCGAAATCAGAAGAAACAAGCATGACAAGTGCCACTATAAAGATCAAAATAGATAAAAGAATAAATTACATAAATCCAATGGATCAACACAACAGGGCCAATACATCCAAATCTACATCACAAGGCGACCATTATCGGTCACACAaaagggagtaaccgctacacaacCTCTAAGGGTATAATGCCCCAGATATGCTAGAGAGTACATATGGACATTTAATTCCATTCACTTATTATTATATTTATCCACACACCAAGTTAATCTTAATGTAATGCAATCTTATGAAAGtttaagtagatgaaagagagtaTTTTTTAGGGAGGGGTAGAGCATTTCATAATACAATTCAGCTTCTATACTATTGaagaaatttatatatattattctAACATagaaatttattattataatcataACATTAGTTAAGATGACATTCACTATCTCTATCTCATAATCATTGATACTTTGCTAGTCAAATTCAAGAAAAGCACACATGTTACACATAAATATGTTttctagagaggggtagagagaaaTAACACAATGCACAAACATCTTAAATCTCTAAGTACAATTCAAGTCAAGAGAACATTAGAGAACACCATACAAGACTAAGAGTaacaaccttaaccagagatcccagtgtttgcaacactcactttgataccaaatgtaatgcccgccaaaatgccctagagaaaataaagaaaactaaCATACTAATGGGGATAGTTTTTTCTTAAAATaacatctaatgcaacacataacatcatctATGAAATATAAATTAACATAAATTAACTCATAATCATTATGAACTTGAACATGAAACATATCACATACACTCATAAATCAATTACGCAAGTGGAATTAAACATAATAAATCATTAATACcctctccctagggtatctcaacgtcactacttactACCATCACAAGAAATAACAATCTAACCATTTCCATTATGACTCTTAACATCCTTAAGTATTATTCATGCACATATGCAATACACTTAGTATTACATGAAACTCAATTACTTATACCCTTCATGGTATTCAACCTACTTACCCATTTATCTAATATGATATGCCACTCTTTTCAATGCAAGACCAATCCCTTTTTCCTTATGTTCATTTTATGCTTCAAATCCAAATGTGCCTAAACCCTTAACCTTTCTTCTACTAGCATGATCATCATACATATACCATGATTATTCATTACATAATGCATAAACATAATTTCCTTTCATATCTAACACTCTCGTACCTATACTTGATTCCATAATCCTATCATGATCATATCCATTTAACATGATTCCTAAATGCATGATGTAATAATTATAAAGTCCTTCATTAAACAAATTCTTAAATTCTATACGTGATGCCTTTTTCTTTCTAATACAACCATAAATACAAATTCCATTATCGCCTACACAATATCATTTATCAGCTGCAATTCCTACACTACAACAATCCTACTTATGTAGGTTATTTTCCACTTTTAATCTACAAGATCATCTATCAATCATAACATACATGTAAtgataaacacataacaaaagattcCATTACATTATTTCCAATAACTAAGCAATATTCAGATACTTTGAGATGCACCCATGTCTTATTCTATTAATAGAGTCGTAACCTCATTCCACATTAACTAAAATAATCTAAATAATTTCCTTAAGGTTACCTATTCATCTTACCAACTACCCATTCATTCTTACAATCTAGAAATATCCATGTATCAAGAACATCAGCCATTCAATATTTTCATTTACATCCATACTCAAAGATAATCCTATTACAACATAATTATTACAATCCATTATAGAATATAAAGATTTAATCTTGCTAAGAGCCCTAATACTTATATCCACTAAATGCAAGCTACATAGCTACATTTACCATATCATCTTAATTACCATATCTGATTTCCTATCCTTTTCTATCTTAAACAAGAACGTAAATTCCTATTACATGatctttgatgcaggagcatccccggttcatagcaatcttgcatcaaccaaaaacattttcctttctgtttttctttctatttgcagtttcaacatttctttttgtgtgtcccatttttggctcactggatcctatggagttggattatacttgaagacttgatcatctttcttatttccagaccacgTCGCATTCAGATCTTTTTTTAGCAAGATATCACTATcaatttccttgacagtttcctgttaccggttgatagtttcttgttaccgattgcctagacctattttggtgatctattagaaccccttccgaagcttgtggagccttggtcattgattctgatgttccttggcatgtggccgaccttttcccatgatctacatttcatcctttgcattttctagaggaatctcttggcaaaggccAACCTTGTTGATTTTAGATGTTAGGTCTTGttatttgggttttgatccctttttgggctaaccggatcctttggattgtatatatatttataattgtgcattagaatgtaattaatcaaagaatcaagtagctagactgagcgtagaagatagatcttaagattaaaggtcccaattgtgacctattatgtatgttctaccaggcttgtgagTCGATTAtgctgtaacccgattgttaccagttggttgtaatcaatttttatgaaataaaacaatttgttctacattgcctccatcatgtcgttgtgtttctgttgtgttactcTTTCTGACttgtccggattgatctctttgaggtccctcctcaccgatgactacttcatgtggtatcagagcgaagtttcattctggaggcTATGTGTCCTAAttttttttgttgtagggtggtggactgtGTATTTGACATGCAGCTacagaggagctaggaatggtggagtgcatgggaatgcaaaccctgttgtgatggaaatt from Cryptomeria japonica chromosome 3, Sugi_1.0, whole genome shotgun sequence harbors:
- the LOC131029873 gene encoding uncharacterized protein LOC131029873, translated to MVKEVGYHDILGVEPDVLASEIKKAYYIKARQVHPDKNPNDSQEVHNFQMHGEGFKNLQENGMGRCIAESSLPWRGIDKMSVGDRDHGCGGHLGTQWNPCSKVVEEARHEEQQHVRYEEKEKDVDTVLNLINTLQELFVQLGTRKEELHHARPVDGVVNQGRGEEAVFD